A part of Oncorhynchus clarkii lewisi isolate Uvic-CL-2024 chromosome 17, UVic_Ocla_1.0, whole genome shotgun sequence genomic DNA contains:
- the LOC139370175 gene encoding chromobox protein homolog 6-like, translating into MELSAVGERVFAAEAILKRRVRKSRLEYLVKWKGWALKHSTWEPEENILDDRLIAGFEQKERERELHGPKKRGPKPKNLPAKARGAQKRETSTPRAPRSTSSSSPRAPPSSFPSASPAPSPKLNSLAATHKLKKDIRRCTSMSRRPLPRPDPLASPGSFSGSSGFPSRPPVSPFSETVRILNRRVKPREVKRGRIILNLKVIDKPGSGGGGRGGGGNRRAPSGSMSLQGGRQNIPSRNRIIGKRSGEAPYRPFQPMLGFPMYGKPFGLQCGGPGPLHLPHSATGSSTGTSGARDTQPPPFPSSSSGSTTPAQNHPTPPGPATGASASGLAPNLSTQALASSAQSTPSHPPELQKNQNAEQGPNPLLPSLSFASGSSSSSFDEEEDDADALDLSSPQEGKRKLRRRRRQKRQPPSVSTASPPHPPAARACPLTSNPQRVPAEGDPDWHPEMVASSANVVVTDVTTNLLTVTIKEFPSPSSRPSSPQPIHPENTTSSSPQLKNPPQPKP; encoded by the exons ACACAGTACCTGGGAACCAGAAGAGAATATCCTGGACGACAGACTGATCGCAGGATTTGAACAGAA agagcgtgagagagaactCCACGGACCAAAGAAGCGAGGACCCAAACCCAAAAACCTTCCTGCCAAG GCACGTGGAGCCCAGAAGAGGGAGACCTCCACCCCTCGAGCGCCTCGCTccacttcttcctcttctcctcgaGCCCCTCCATCCTCCTTCCCCTCCGCCTCTCCAGCGCCCTCCCCTAAACTCAACTCCCTGGCAGCGACACACAAGCTGAAGAAAGACATTCGCCGCTGCACTAGTATGTCCCGCCGCCCCTTACCTCGCCCCGACCCCCTGGCCTCTCCCGGATCCTTCTCCGGCTCCAGTGGGTTCCCCTCGCGGCCCCCCGTCTCCCCCTTCTCAGAGACCGTCCGCATCCTCAATCGTCGCGTCAAACCACGCGAGGTCAAACGGGGTCGCATCATCCTAAACCTCAAGGTCATCGACAAACCAGGAAGTGGAGGCGGAGGAAGGGGCGGCGGGGGTAACCGGAGGGCGCCATCCGGCTCCATGTCCCTCCAAGGGGGTCGTCAGAACATCCCCTCCCGAAATAGGATCATagggaagaggagtggagaggctCCGTACCGGCCCTTCCAGCCCATGCTGGGGTTCCCCATGTACGGGAAGCCGTTTGGTCTCCAGTGTGGCGGCCCCGGACCTCTACACCTTCCACACTCAGCTACAGGCTCCAGCACAGGGACCTCAGGGGCTAGGGACACCCAGCCACCCCCCTTTCCATCCAGCTCCAGTGGATCCACCACACCCGCCCAGAACCATCCTACCCCTCCTGGACCCGCCACTGGGGCCTCTGCCTCTGGGTTGGCTCCCAACTTGAGCACCCAGGCTTTGGCCTCCTCTGCCCAGTCTACCCCTAGCCACCCCCCAGAGCTCCAGAAGAACCAGAACGCTGAACAAGGACCaaaccccctcctcccctccctctcctttgcTTCtggttcctcctcttcctcctttgatgaagaggaggatgatgcTGATGCTCTGGACCTTTCCTCACCtcaggaggggaagaggaagctTCGCCGTCGGCGCCGGCAGAAACGCCAGCCGCCCTCCGTCAGTACcgcttcccctcctcacccccctgCCGCCAGAGCCTGCCCCTTGACCTCCAACCCTCAGAGGGTCCCCGCCGAGGGCGACCCCGACTGGCACCCGGAGATGGTGGCGAGCAGCGCCAACGTGGTCGTGACCGACGTCACCACCAACCTCCTCACCGTCACTATCAAAGAGTTCCCCTCCCCCTCATCCCGCCCCTCCTCCCCCCAACCAATACACCCAGAAAATACCACCTCCTCCTCACCCCAACTGAAGAACCCCCCACAACCCAAGCCATAG
- the LOC139370172 gene encoding neuronal pentraxin receptor-like has translation MKFVVVLVGAGSVVFLGAVICIIASVYPRKAAAPQDLSDNATLSAEPLFSLDSVAHAGPLGALHGAESYEGGGGGGLGLGGPSTLNELSPGEVTGGGGGAPKQFSFSRLICTPIPAGECKAKSMKQQADDPSLYVDEDWSYLRTTADDLRQTVVQQNGQILIDQRTIRELSGKLSECETGLEDGSPGQSERSLGAWVGNRRLMAGDDVSSSAAVQLQTARAVEELERAILNLKDRIEKLELEIGPAALNLSVETPSPSAGVGVSSGIATKVQGSPSSASTTGGGSVSSGGRKAPGGPSRGGGGPWKDLEGELERKIEMLEKERKALRKETQTHHKQIDQGIDTLHHRIAELEQSLTEYNYPDGYVLSFPVRTRYMYGLVRREMPEMYAFTACVWLKVKEGGIGTPFSYSVPGQPNELVLLQGIHNPVELLINDKVAQLPLSLAQGVWEHICLSWTLRDGVWKAYQGGKLKGRGEGLAAWHPIKPGGVLILGQEQDTLGGRFDASQALVGELSQFNLWDRVLKPAEVSALAACSLGTLGNVAPWTDQDVEVYGGATKEAVDPCNQPPRASPSSSPKQ, from the exons ATGAAGTTCGTTGTAGTCTTGGTCGGTGCTGGTTCCGTGGTTTTCCTCGGCGCGGTCATCTGCATCATCGCCAGTGTTTACCCGCGGAAAGCTGCCGCGCCCCAGGACCTGTCCGACAACGCGACTCTGTCTGCTGAGCCCTTATTTTCCCTGGACTCGGTGGCTCACGCCGGTCCATTGGGcgctctccatggtgctgaatcctACGAGGGCGGCGGAGGAGGCGGCTTGGGGCTGGGGGGTCCCTCCACTCTCAACGAGCTCAGCCCCGGGGAGGtgaccggtggtggtggaggggctCCGAAACAGTTCAGTTTCAGCCGGCTCATCTGCACTCCGATTCCCGCCGGAGAATGCAAGGCCAAGAGCATGAAGCAGCAGGCGGACGACCCTTCACTCTATGTGGATGAAGACTGGAGCTACCTCCGGACCACCGCGGACGACCTCCGGCAGACGGTGGTGCAGCAGAACGGCCAGATACTCATAGATCAGCGGACCATCCGTGAGCTGTCGGGGAAACTATCGGAGTGCGAGACCGGCCTGGAGGACGGGAGTCCCGGGCAGTCCGAGAGGAGCCTGGGGGCCTGGGTGGGCAACCGCCGACTCATGGCCGGGGATGATGTGAGCTCATCGGCCGCTGTGCAGCTGCAGACCGCTAGAGCCGTGGAGGAGCTAGAGAGGGCCATTCTCAACCTGAAAGACCGCATCGAGAAACTGGAG ttGGAGATCGGCCCTGCTGCCCTGAACCTCTCCGTTGAGACTCCATCCCCCAGCGCCGGTGTGGGCGTCAGCAGTGGCATCGCTACTAAAGTTCAAGGGTCACCGTCATCAGCATCAACGACAGGAGGCGGTAGTGTCTCCTCGGGGGGCCGAAAGGCCCCTGGAGGCCCTAGCAGAGGAGGCGGAGGCCCCTGGAAGGACCTGgaaggagagctggagaggaaGATTGAGATGCTGGAGAAAGAGCGGAAGGCGCTGAGGAAGGAGACACAGACACATCACAAACAGATAGACCAAGGGATTGATACTCTACACCACCGCATTGCAGAGCTGGAACAGA gTCTGACAGAGTACAATTATCCAGACGGCTATGTCCTCTCGTTCCCCGTGAGGACCAGATACATGTACGGCCTGGTGCGGAGAGAAATGCCTGAGATGTATGCCTTCACCGCCTGCGTCTGGCTCAAGGTGAAAGAGGGGGGTATCGGCACCCCCTTCTCCTACTCCGTCCCGGGACAACCCAACGAGCTGGTGCTGCTGCAGGGGATACACAACCCTGTAGAGCTTCTTATCAACGACaag GTGGCTCAGCTGCCCCTGTCCCTTGCCCAGGGTGTGTGGGAGCACATATGTTTGAGCTGGACCCTCAGAGACGGGGTATGGAAGGCCTACCAGGGGGGGAAGCTGAAGGGGCGCGGAGAGGGGCTGGCCGCATGGCACCCCATCAAGCCAGGAGGAGTGCTCATTCTGGGGCAGGAGCAG GACACGCTGGGCGGTCGTTTCGACGCCTCCCAGGCCCTGGTTGGGGAGCTCTCCCAGTTCAACCTGTGGGACAGGGTCCTGAAGCCTGCTGAAGTATCCGCTCTGGCTGCCTGTTCCTTGGGCACACTGGGCAACGTGGCCCCCTGGACAGACCAGGACGTGGAGGTCTACGGAGGGGCCACCAAGGAGGCTGTGGACCCCTGCAACCAGCCACCCCGGGCCAGCCCCAGCTCTAGCCCTAAACAGTGA